The Nymphalis io chromosome 3, ilAglIoxx1.1, whole genome shotgun sequence genome contains the following window.
CGATACTCTAcaggtatgtatataaatgttaaaatggcagatttttaAGGATTCTCGTGACAAATTTAATTCCGCGCTGAAAAATCTTGTCGGTTCGTCTCGGTTAATCTACATAACGAACCGATGTTAGCTGACAACGTTACATCAttcaatcttgtaaaatgacaattcaagtgcttctacttgaataaattcagaatatattatttatgttatgataTGCATATCTATTACAAACTGTTACTCAGACCGTTAggaataaattaaacatgaatGTCATCGTATCCCGACCCTggttcaaattcaaattatttatttgcaatgttGTGTGTACATTTTTGACGTTacaaatacacaataaacataCAATGGTTAAAATCCCGCCACGACAACCATAAGATGGTATGCAAATGTCATAAATATGTTGTAACAAAGTACAAACTAACAATTAAAACTAGTTAAGCATACAACTGCCTACAGATAACTAGCcggtgaaattaaattaaatttctaaaacaaTACACGTCtgccatattttttttcaataataaatataaaatcatcgtcattactaaaaaaaacaagatttatAAGGTGAGCTTGTAGCCTTGGAGTAATGACAAATGACCAGTTTTGACATCGAACTGACGCCATGTCATTAGTCTATCTCAAAtagtctatgatattcactatggattcgccattttgaatatccgcgaaattttattcgatttttttttccgaaatttgaaatttcaattatattagttATGACTAGTTAATTACAGTTAGGTAAGAAcagttatgtattataaataaacacaaattaaccaaGAACTGTTTGTTGTGCATAAAACAGCAGATAGCtgtacagataatataatatgtgagTTTACCCACATCCACatctaacaatgaaaaaaaaaaacttgggtTGGGTTACTCCCACTCAACACTAATAGTATACCAAACAGTACTTAGTACTCTTGTATGATTGAATAATGAAATGGCGAAGTAATTACAGAAAAGAGAGAGATAATGTATTAGATATCATCGTTAGTTGTGAAGTAGTTTATACTTTttgcctaaaataaataatttatattagaagGTATTTGTTCATCtagtatattgtattatatatacctcTCCTGTCCCGCCGTATCCCATATCTCAAACTTGACCGTAGTGTCATCGAGGCAGAGTGTTTGCGTAAGGAATGCAGCACCAATGGTGCTCTCCTGGTACTCGTGGAACTGGCCCTTCACGAATCGTAGCACTAGCGATGATTTACCGACAGCCGATTCGCCCAGTAACACCAGTTTGAACTGGCACACCTTAGTTTGTGGCGCGCCGTTCGGCCTTTGCGCCGCACCGCTTCTGTTTGTTGCCATCgcctgaaattaaaatttaattaattggttCGGAACTCATATGATATCTctttagtaaattttaatcgTAAGGCTTAACAAAACTGCAATGGACTTCGAACCTATTCTTCGAAATAACTCAGAAAACGGAGCGATTTTCgtggtatattaataatacatactcAATGGTTTTACATAAAAGAAAGAAACAAAAGAAGcaataaaacattcaataataactaataggaacatatgtatttgttatatgtTTGGATTTCCTGACCTCGTTATCTGTATCCATATATACCTGGAATTTGTGAGGTTGATAATGTTAATCTCAGGAACtacttattttgaaaaaatattttagcatcatgttatgaaattattgtaaaagGTCTAATTTCGGACCACAAGCTACGGTCCAAAGGAGAATTATCCAATcatgaaattgaataaaatgatcATGTATGTGCATACTACATGCTAGTCTCACCCGCTTGTGAGGCAGGTGAGACATGGTCAGGTTCCCTATGTCCTCTTCTGTGCCCTTGACAATGTGTacgcaaaattttatgatcatTGGTTAAGTAGTGAAGACATgacagcgtaacaaacaaactcactttcgcatttataatattagtaaggagtataatacaaatttaacacGAGCGAGCCATATCAATGcaactagcacaggaccggaaGAACTGGCGCGCTTGTgtggaggcctatgtccagcagtggattaatgtgggctgaatatgaatgaatgaatgagcCATATCTAATATCTAGTTATGTAGTAACTTAATTATTGAGTATTTCTTGACAATACTGTTAATAATTCTGAGTATTATCGACAGGGACCAAAAACTTATGTCACTCAAAATCCAATTGATCCAAAAACATTTGGACAAATCTAATCAAATCAAAtgccatattataattattgtaattgtaaaaataaaatgattcacaatatataaataaacattcaaaattgccttacaattttttatccctatttattacaaaaagaggCAGAGAGAGAGGAATGAAACTgcatttgttacaaaaatattatgttgttaCAAGTTGTGCAAAATTTTCCTATTTAGCCGATAatcaatatgtaataaaaaaatatttaaatcaaacacATGAGTAACGAAATAGCATTGGTGATAGTTGTGGGAATTAATCACTTATCAGCATACATTAGCAGCATGATGGTGTAAGATCCTAAACCTCCtcttaaaaaaggagaggagaccttagcccagcaatgggaggTTTATGGGCTGTTATGTTACTATACTACTAAGCGTAACTGTGTGATTGGacaaatcttaattaaatttgacataGAAGTAACCTGGCATCTGTATAATAACATATGCATAAAAATGACAGTATTTATGGAAAATGTGCAGAATAACtagttacttatatttatattactattagcataatttatgattatagtaATGTTAACATCaaactatacattatatataaatattctctaTAACACATTAGCATAATTAAGGACTGCTTCttctatatatgaaatattattgacAGTTTTGAAAGTAGTAGACTATAGTAGTCTTATATGACTACTGATAGTATGAACAGAATACTCATCATCATATAAATGGCTCGTATTTGTGAAACTAATTCATTCATATCCATATAATATATTGGTAGAACTTGTACTTGAAATATCAGGgcaaattaaatcataaataacatataaggaataataataattaattaatatttattttattgtttcaatgaaaggcacattataaatatttaaaaatcaaacttGTAATAATCtagtaaaatgataatttaaatttgaaataggtacattttttattattatcatgccCAATACATTATGCCTACATATTATTGATTgtgttatttgataattatcatttattatttctaataagaaataatttaatttgagactgtcatataatatgattatgagagcatattatattattaaaaggtttATTACAAAAAGTAACAGTCATAAATCAATGTTGTTTTTATGGCTTCTGAATGAGAAATTCCAAGAAGCCTTTGTTTTGTTCAAATTgtcattattttcaatatttgaatGTGCAATCTACAAGTTTTTCATGaggctaaaaatataattttagcatAAAAGTCATATTCTACAACTTTGTCACtgaattataaaacttaattcatatctttctgtattatgtctataataataaaaactcacCAGACTCGTTATGAGACCCAAGAACACAATAATCCACCATTGACAAATTCACTAATGACTTTTGTAatctcaaatttaatttatttcgaaataaaaagtatttttagcttattatctatataaagtaataaaagtacCGTaacaaaacaagaaaaaattgGAACAAAAACAAGATTTTGTTATCTTCGCGTGCGTATCATCGTGAAATCACAAAGAAACTGAACAATGGAACTTTATCGGTGATTACTTGCCGCTCGCGGAACCGACATTCACGATTTGTCCACAATTTTATCGGACGCCATCGAAAATGCGTCTGATGCTGATGACTAACCGTGTCACTCCGTATCAATTAATTTCCTTCGTTAGCCTATCACTTCGAATTGTCTTGGAGAGAACGAGCGAATCAGCtgtaattcataaaattttcgCGTTCAAATTATCAAACTTAAGAACACGCAACGAAATCAAGCTGATTTATAAAGCATAATCCAGCAGTAACGAGTTGGTAGACtacattatttgataaaatgacGCATTTACTAGATTATAAGGACATGAAAGACGTACCCTCCCTGTTATTATATTGCCGTTGCGCACTTTTTATTGGGCGACAAATCCTCGCGAGGTCGCCGTAATTccgataatttcattaattacacacttatatcgataaaatcattaattgaaTTGTTAAACTGGAAAATCTAGCACAGAAATGCAAAATGACCACGAACAAACATGGAAGCGAGAGAGCGAGCAAGAcaattcgtaaaaaaataactttttatctatggcaataaaaatgtatacagcttatatttaatctatttaatatatacgatatgcatgatttcaaaataaatataaaaatatttttatatgagaagagcaaaaataataaattattataatggtttctatgttttataatttttagatttCCGAATATAGACAGGAATATTATCAACATTACTCTACTACCTACAAATTGAAATCATTAgaagttattgttttaatatgatataacattaaaaacatgaaaaaaatgagatatttgtaaaaacaaacggtaaataaaaaacttaaaacattttaaatgtacatCCGACTTtcacaataataaacaaatctgCACTTCTAGTGTCACTTGTCAGATGTTATATCTTAACAGTCAATTCATCAATTGTCATTTGTCAATTTGTCACCCAATAAAAAAACGTGCTGAATgttgaatttgtaaataataatattgaaagtcTTTTAAgaatcgaattaaaaatattgtgtttgaaACTTGATTTTATTGTGAGTACCATTAAAAATGAAGATAACAAGATACAAGAAAGTTCAAAAAtaccttaaattttattataacaactaCGGCTTTCATCAACCTTATCAAGTATTGATCGACGGTACCTTCTGTTTTTCAGCTTTTAAAGtgagttattttgtttattacagAAGCTTAGTTTGGATTACTGCTTGCAACCTCTCCCATAGTACTTTGTTTAAAAcagcaatttttaataattcataaatccTAATAATGGATAGCAAGTACCGCCGGATTGGTCGCCTCATAGATATAGTAGATGAGGAATGGAAAGCAGAACAGTTGCCCGACGAGGATATTCAGGTTCCTCTAGAAGAGCTACCTGACCCTGAAGCCGACAGTGCCGACTCCCATCTCACTCTTAAAGAACAGAGTATGCGGTGGCAGGAGAACTTCCCAGAACCAGCTAGCAGTAATCAAAACTAGGTACACTCGTGtagttatttaattgtatatcatATTTCATTTGTAGTCATATTCTATTAGACTTTTCGTGtacaaaatacttaaaaacttaactgctctcaatatatttatttaatgtttttattacaggAACACATAAATATTAGAGACCAACTCTCAAAATATCTTAATGGAagtgtaaaattattaacaacaaGGTGTATAATAATAGAGACTGAAAAGATTTCTAAAAAGACACATGGAGCACTAACTATATTAAAGCAGTTTGGTATTCATGAATGTGACCATGAAGACCCTGTTGCAGGCTCAAAATGCATATTATCTATGAtaggaaaaaaaaatcctaaacaTTATATTCTGGCCACACAAGACAGAGACTTACAAGAGAAAATGAGATTAAAACCTGGGGTACCTCTActctatttacataataaatctcCTACTCTTGAAAAACCTTCAAAAGCAAGCTATGGTAAAGCTGGTGCAACATTGGAAGACAATAAATTTATGTTCATAAGTGAAACACAAaatgaaatactaaaaaatatgaaaaaagccTTAGGAGTTGAAAagcttgaagaaaaaaatacaataaggaAGAAGAAAATCAAAAACCCTAACCCATTATCAtgtaaaaagaagaaaaaaaagccAGCTgtgaaaaataaagtaaacagTGACACTAATGTAATTGATGGCAGAGTACAGAAAAGAAAGAAATCTAAACCTAAAAATGATTTGTATTGATTTGTTCAAAGTActactaaataaaacaattttgagAGTTTAAAccatatcttttatttaatatataaagacaaaCATAATTTTCATAGTAATTAAAGAATCATTTAAGCTTAAATGGCCATAAAAGCTTTAGTCGGTGAACTCTAAATATAAGGATGTGTATCAGAGGTAAGTTGGTGAGGTAGATTATATGAAAATGTGTTAGTATATCATAGCACTCCTCTGGTTCAAATACCTCTTGACCATCTGGTGAGTcctaaaataatttgacatgAAAATGTACCTTAAAAAACTAATGATAATTGAAGATGAGTAACTTTTATccctatttaaatttaagttttaaatgtttaaaatgacTTAATTGTACatcttttaatatacattaaatataatatgttgggTGGTGCCACATTGAGGGTAGATTGTTTCTCCAATAAAACTCGTAGATATTTTTGATTATCATTAAAAGAGCTTGCATTGGAAATTTAAGTAATAACATTACAATCCAAGTGGTAAGAATGTTAGCTCAGACCAAATTCTGTCATTTTCTTTAAGTTATTCAAGTAAAGCAAACCATACAGCCTTCCTTAACATATTTTTTGGGGTACctattagatttatatattaattaacatacctCTATAGTATGCCTTATCATAACTTCTTTAAAGAATTTCCAAACAGTAGTTGGTGGCATCCAGTAGTGCCATTTAAAGTAATTGTGAGTAGCTAAATAAATAGTCATGAAGCATGCTAGCTTAAATGCAGAGAAGTCACGATGAGCTGAATAATTTATGCACTCTTTCAATAAACTTATGAGAAAGTGTTTCTCCGATAACCAATCATTTGATAATAACTGCTTTTTTACCAGAAATTTacctaaaaaatacataaagtatGAAAACAGTAATTACTAATTACATatctagaaatatatatatatatttttgtaagaacTAGTTTTATTTCGActcaactataaatattatttattgtatggcTGCTTTtatgaagtttatttttagaataatataataataaagaatgtgcgtatttatttatttttttaaatacgaataaaactataaaatctaAATCAATATTCTCTAATGGCCGATATTAAGGTATCTATTGACAGGTCTAAtgggttttttaaatttaaaattttagttgaTTGTTATCCATGTCcccaaaataattttgtttttgatttctcTATTTAACTACCACTCAGTGTGAGATACAGAGTATCAGAATAAAATCTATGGGTCAAAACATTTAGTGCTGTCAAATGTAAAGGTAATGACTATTTTTATACTGACCTAAATGCTTGTCCAAGCCTTTGTTAGGATCAGTATTTTCTGCagctattatttcaataacatcAGCTTCGGTGACTATAGTACCAATTAAGAGGCATGGTTTCACTTCTTTTACCGGTCGTTTGAATGGAGGTGCTAAATTTTCCCTTAATGAGTGTAAATAAGAAGGAGCAGATAActgttcttttaaaattttttcaGAAGATTTGGATAAAAGTTCTACTGGTGCCGATTTAACTTTGAATTTTAGTATATTAGACTCAGACTCATTATTGTTCGACTTAACATTGTAAGTAATTTTCATATTGACGATtaacaatatgttttataatataaaactaaatctaAATTCAATGATGTCAAATAGAAATTGTGGCAAACAATCAAATCTAACGTACATTCAACGTGACTTATTTGATTACTCGTAAGTTTGGCGTATTGATATAATGACAGACTTACgtcagaaaaaaaataaagacagtttatgatttaaatatccgtaacagcctgcaaatttcccactgctgggctaaaggcctcccctcctctttttgaggagaaggtttggagcttattccaccacgctgctccaatgcgggtttgaatataaattattctaatttattgaatttatggatttaaaaataaaagcgcTTACCGAATTTATTATTACGTTCAaaaccttataatattaattatcaatatttacaaatgcgacatttataatatacataaatcttattatataatgtctTACTTATGCGTTACAGGGTTTTAGCGTTCACGCCTTCTTTCATAATCTGGAGTTCGACCTTCgaatttttctctttctttatCATTGAGTTgtgtttctatattaaaattatcccAGTAACGTCCACCCAAATCATTTTTCTCTGTACCCTCATCATTTTCAGAATCTGTGGAAGATTCAGTACTATCGcgtacattttcttttttattttccttattgCGCTTTTTACTCTTTTTGCTATTTGAACTATCCTTCCTGCATGCCTTTTCATTGTCAACTTTTCTATCTTTTTCGCGCTTCCTACTTTTGTAATCTTCATCACTACTACTGGAGCTATTTTTATCTCTTTCACCATCATATTTTTTACTACGTTTGCCATCTTTCACGTCAGTACGTCCCCGATCTCTTTGTCTGTCATCGTCAGCTTTTCCTTGTTTATAACGAGATTGATCTTCACGGTTTTGCATTATTTCATGTTCACGTTCTCTGTCTCTATTATTGCGTTCATCTCTGTTTTGCCGAGATTCTTTATCGTGATTACTTTTCCCCATTTCTTCttcataatttttgttatttcttctgTCTAGATcttcatcattatttttattccttcTATCTACATCGTCATCATTATTCTTATCTCTCCTTCTGTTTTCCTGTTCGTCATTGTTCTTTTTCCTTCTTTTGtcaatatcatcatcattattctTATTTCTCCTTCTGTCTATATCTTCATCATTGTTCTTTTTCCTTCTTTTGTCTATATCGTCTTCATTATTCTTATTTCTCCTTCTGTTTTCTTCTTCGTCGTTGTTCTTATTCTTTCTTTTGTCCATATCGTCATCATTGTTCTTTTTCCTTCTTTTGtcaatatcatcatcattattctTATTTCTCCTTCTGTCTACTTCGTCGTCATTGTTCTTATTCCTTCTTTTGTCCATATCGTCATCATTATTCTTATTTCTCCTTCTGCCTAGATCTTCATCATTATTCTTATTCCTCCTTCTTTCTATTTCttcgtcatattttttatttcttcctCTATCTCTATCATCATCATGATTCTTATTTCTTCTTCTGTTTGTATCATCTTCATACGTTTTATTCCTGCGTCGGTCTGTATCTTCTTCATACATTCTATGGTTTCTAGTATCTTCACCATATTTACCATCTCTTCGATAAGATTTTCCCATCTCTTTTCCATAGTTTGCCATACCCATACCGTTTCCCATACCCCCACGATCTTCACGTCTTCTATCACTTTCAGATTCTTCGTGTTCATTTCTTCGATCATAGTAATCTCTTCGCCTTTCATCATCACTTCTAGGTTGACCAAAGTTATTCTTATCTCTATCAGATCTTGAATCATTTCTTCTGGCATTAGATCCATAGTTCTCATAGAAACCATCATGACCCCATCTTTCAATCTTGTCAACATCTTTCTTGGGAACGTCATCAGGCTCCGAAGTTTTATTTTTGCTGTTCTTCTTTTTTCGTTTTTTCTCCTTCTGATTATTTTCTTCTTCAgaatctaaaataattaaatgaattgttaattttaattttataaagaaatg
Protein-coding sequences here:
- the LOC126780997 gene encoding rRNA-processing protein UTP23 homolog — translated: MKITRYKKVQKYLKFYYNNYGFHQPYQVLIDGTFCFSAFKEHINIRDQLSKYLNGSVKLLTTRCIIIETEKISKKTHGALTILKQFGIHECDHEDPVAGSKCILSMIGKKNPKHYILATQDRDLQEKMRLKPGVPLLYLHNKSPTLEKPSKASYGKAGATLEDNKFMFISETQNEILKNMKKALGVEKLEEKNTIRKKKIKNPNPLSCKKKKKKPAVKNKVNSDTNVIDGRVQKRKKSKPKNDLY
- the LOC126780998 gene encoding uncharacterized protein LOC126780998 isoform X1; translated protein: MKITYNVKSNNNESESNILKFKVKSAPVELLSKSSEKILKEQLSAPSYLHSLRENLAPPFKRPVKEVKPCLLIGTIVTEADVIEIIAAENTDPNKGLDKHLGKFLVKKQLLSNDWLSEKHFLISLLKECINYSAHRDFSAFKLACFMTIYLATHNYFKWHYWMPPTTVWKFFKEVMIRHTIEDSPDGQEVFEPEECYDILTHFHIIYLTNLPLIHILIFRVHRLKLLWPFKLK
- the LOC126780998 gene encoding uncharacterized protein LOC126780998 isoform X2, giving the protein MKITYNVKSNNNESESNILKFKVKSAPVELLSKSSEKILKEQLSAPSYLHSLRENLAPPFKRPVKEVKPCLLIGTIVTEADVIEIIAAENTDPNKGLDKHLGLTRWSRGI